From a region of the Trichoderma atroviride chromosome 6, complete sequence genome:
- a CDS encoding uncharacterized protein (EggNog:ENOG41~antiSMASH:Cluster_6.2), with translation MLLFGGPQQLRLSCDRCHKRKQRCTRTAASDENPCRRCKEAGEKCVFSPPLRLGRPSKRQKQEGKLEETSYRGQEGSFLAISNQDLSGTNTTETTVTSTTTQDENISGLETSSPFSIDGMGEMENSSADQHELACTASLMNHNIVAKTFEVWPLPLDNYTDPTISVTPPGLFRASSTIYNDETWSDLFDDKAHSEPPTSSHIDPLDPSLMMLPGASASDSAIGSIDHCPSDIAESPVMDPISMLSQIQLKLHGIQTRRPPHAAELQIIVNQTVQIAHKFMEVLNQVLPPRTTDSSPASVQHRQHMSHPVPTRDASISSNEESPFHLEWNRRQQQQQTQQQYASAGTVDTVEIRLALICYIQILRSYKNLVHMLDNSMSTADAQQYDLTDFVPVQIGSLQTVVSPRLQIALLVQLISQHTEEIRHKTRQLATRVETRSNMDPSLNNIIGKDIRGEEEDLRDRLDSISERLKMHSQFQDHRSLDR, from the coding sequence ATGTTACTATTTGGCGGTCCTCAGCAACTTCGGCTGTCTTGTGACAGATGCCATAAGAGAAAGCAGCGCTGCACTCGCACCGCAGCCAGCGACGAAAATCCCTGTCGTCGCTGCAAAGAAGCAGGTGAAAAGTGTGTCTTTAGTCCTCCTCTCCGGCTGGGCCGGCCCAGCAAAcggcagaagcaagaaggCAAGCTCGAAGAGACCAGCTACCGAGGCCAAGagggcagcttcttggcaatTTCGAACCAAGACCTGTCAGGAACAAATACAACAGAAACAACAGTGACATCTACAACTACACAAGACGAGAACATCTCGGGGCTAGAGACCTCCTCGCCGTTTTCCATTGATGGTAtgggagagatggaaaaCTCTTCTGCGGACCAGCACGAGCTTGCGTGTACCGCCTCCTTAATGAACCACAATATTGTGGCAAAGACTTTTGAAGTCTGGCCACTGCCTCTAGATAATTACACCGACCCGACAATATCAGTCACCCCGCCCGGCTTATTCCGTGCATCATCTACAATCTACAACGACGAAACGTGGTCTGATCTATTCGACGACAAAGCACACTCAGAGCCTCCAACCTCTTCCCACATAGACCCGTTAGATCCATCTCTGATGATGTTGCCCGGAGCCTCAGCCAGCGACTCTGCGATTGGATCAATCGACCACTGCCCTTCCGACATAGCAGAATCACCAGTCATGGACCCGATATCAATGCTTTCACAAATCCAACTAAAACTCCACGGGATTCAAACTCGACGACCGCCCCACGCAGCAGAGCTTCAGATCATTGTGAACCAAACTGTGCAAATTGCCCATAAGTTCATGGAGGTCTTGAATCAGGTCTTACCACCACGCACAACCGATTCTAGTCCAGCATCCGTTCAGCATAGGCAGCACATGTCTCACCCTGTGCCAACGAGGGatgcatccatctcatcaaacGAGGAGTCTCCATTTCACCTAGAATGGAACagacgacagcagcagcagcaaacacaACAACAATATGCGTCAGCAGGCACTGTGGACACGGTGGAAATCCGATTGGCACTTATTTGCTACATACAGATTCTTCGTAGCTATAAAAACCTTGTGCATATGCTAGACAACTCCATGTCCACGGCTGACGCACAACAATACGACCTCACAGACTTTGTGCCTGTCCAGATCGGGAGCTTGCAAACGGTGGTCAGCCCACGGTTGCAAATTGCGCTGTTAGTGCAGTTGATCTCGCAGCACACTGAGGAGATCAGGCACAAGACTCGCCAATTGGCAACGAGAGTCGAAACTCGGTCCAACATGGACCCGAGCCTGAATAATATTATTGGCAAGGATATTCggggcgaggaagaagaccTCCGGGACAGGCTAGACTCGATATCAGAGAGGCTGAAAATGCATTCGCAGTTTCAGGACCACCGGAGCCTCGACCGATAA
- a CDS encoding Type I Iterative PKS (EggNog:ENOG41~CAZy:CE10~SMCOG1022:Beta-ketoacyl synthase~antiSMASH:Cluster_6.2), translating into MSGIVTLPLLTIIHTVQYVQYLQLTGIAHADFLLSLRSGGAQGFCAGLMAAMIVAVSKDETEVIANTAKAVRISFAIGAFGEVGCDSTSLSSTTMVVRLKSGSEVEEITREFPESYVSAISDSKTISLIAPSAEIATARAYVEKLGLSSKMIHMRSNIHNPKNRALAEELLGFCLGNADLQLPNSDNLQVPVRSNRTGQVLTNCSLTAEIITTILTSCCDWNAVINNLAHDLQQTGNQSHRIAMIGLGDCIPLPPFQKNDLDITKLDIMGITEGLKKPSRDQSLSSLDLFPPGSIAVVGAACRLPGANTLEELWELISRGESRLESLREDRVKLKESFRASQDKDWTTGRMWFGNFVDGIDKFDHSSFGISPKEAAYMDPQQRLLLSCAYEAMDASGYLHNHRRENGDPIGCFIGASYTEYCENVTAYAPSAFAATGTIRAFLSGKISYHFGWTGPSEVIDTACSASLVAVHHACRAIQAGDCPMALAGGVNIITGIQNYIDLGRAGFLSKSGQCKPFDESADGYCRADGVGLVVLKPLSQAVADRNHILGVIPASATNQGGLSHGITVPHGDAQKALYRQMVKAAGIEPEQITYVESHGTGTQVGDPIEVASIREVFGGPSRRSPVHIGSLKANVGHSETAAGVASLLKVLAMFAHRGIPPQAGFKTLNPKIPALEPDNLGIATRLIPWEAKTRIACVNSYGASGSNAALICSEWSAGSEKPKTTLSSYPVFLSANTQESLRAYASRLASYIQDSEQGLNIGSVAFTLSERRKHHRIRWSTTAHSLSDLTHQLKSDLVNSVEIPKTRKPVVLAFSGQSKTKIGLDPSLCDMYPKFRAHLESCNSILRNLGYSDIMSSLCQSEAVTDVVALHAGTFAVQYACARCWLDGGLQVDAVIGHSLGELTALAVSGILSLEDALCLVAKRASLIKEKWGADTGAMLAIYADLETVQRIIADSETEFVDDGVEIACYNSPTAHIVAGKKSSIARVERIIHNSPEFNGIRYQGLDVSHGFHSRLTEPLLPDLAEFANTLTFNKPRIPLETSTKIPVNGLTPGYIAEHSRHGVYFSHAVQRLESRLGPCVWLEAGWHTPVISMTKKALQKTEMHSFHSLSGSSSAVINMAASLWKQGVSVTWWGFFSPEESKLRHVWLPPCTFDDSRHWLDHVDRAIEMQQSQALTQSTSGGATPQSTQLVSFIGGIGRDDEFRLHTQTEKYKTMVTGHALRQRPLCPASMYMESAVMCAQERGADFEGQTFHFRKIGFHSGLGCDDRREVNVVLGEDTGADSWRFSVNSTDKEDPRPLQTKHADGQFEVSVKAPDYRIYEALILERMETLLKDRNAEHLMKRTAYALFSRVIEYSDLLKGISSITLAPGQAVAEIEVPAETFDSRESTVDRFMDAISLDTFIQVLGLLINTSGKNAGDEVFVATSIANMTILPCDFKSHRRWAVYAMFSMDGDKRAVGDVFVFSGDRRLVVFGSQISFTKVQSSVLEGLLDGTNPRMNMAKARNPETRIEQTRASVIAKEEPGTTQTLDQRTMIGNSSKKSQETHHKFDDIKVLIASYVGISAYDIHEDESFSSLGLDSLSAVELVDELRVKFGIDISASDILTAQVAELQNYFLSNGGESSATTNSHSTMAGELPKSTNGDKLLTNGLTIEHEDRHESVNGFASGDTNGNATEYTNYHLAKTPKPRQHIRHRIETVTYKEVDGIEIAADIFIPLEPPSEIMPIALMIHGGGHLTLSRKAVRPSQTSYLLSHGILPISLDYRLCPQVNIIDGSMTDVRDAYIWARKDLPLLMQARSIKVDASKIVVVGWSTGGHLAMTTAWTTLAAGLPPPLGILAFYCPTHYDPSDDSLRMGKEYQHRTMSMSEIQNSLGAQVVTSHAFNSTDTTNMGWVKPGDPRSELVLALVKEKNGVALLLDGIPTDGNTLGVPEPERVAAISPLAQVQKGNYHTPTFVIIGDEDEIVPFHTSVDFVSTLNEQGIKNGFIPVPGQRHIYDLTLSPGMAKWDDWVAPGYNFLFELLGIETE; encoded by the exons ATGTCAGGGATTGTCACATTGCCACTGTTGACAATAATACACACTGTTCAATATGTTCAGTACCTACAGCTGACCGGCATTGCACATGCCGATTTCCTACTCAGCCTACGATCAGGAGGCGCTCAGGGATTCTGTGCCGGACTTATGGCGGCTATGATTGTTGCAGTGTCAAAGGACGAAACTGAAGTCATTGCGAATACTGCCAAAGCTGTCCGAATCTCCTTCGCCATAGGGGCGTTTGGTGAAGTAGGCTGTGATTCGACTTCGTTGAGTTCTACTACTATGGTAGTACGGTTGAAATCTGGCTCCGAAGTTGAAGAAATCACACGCGAGTTTCCAGAG TCCTACGTTTCTGCGATATCCGACTCCAAGACGATAAGTCTCATCGCTCCTTCAGCAGAGATTGCTACAGCCCGGGCGTACGTCGAAAAACTGGGTCTATCATCCAAGATGATTCACATGCGAAGCAATATACATAATCCGAAGAATAGAGCTCTTGCAGAGGAGCTTTTGGGCTTCTGCCTCGGCAATGCAGACTTACAGCTACCAAATAGTGACAATCTGCAAGTTCCCGTACGATCGAACAGAACAGGCCAAGTCCTTACAAACTGCTCTCTCACAGCTGAAATCATAACAACCATTCTAACATCGTGTTGCGACTGGAATGCTGTCATCAACAATCTGGCACATGATCTCCAACAGACGGGAAATCAGTCTCATCGTATAGCCATGATTGGCCTCGGAGACTGCATACCTCTCCCACCGTTTCAGAAGAACGACCTTGATATCACCAAGTTGGATATCATGGGCATCACTGAAGGCTTAAAAAAACCTTCGAGGGATCAAAGTCTATCATCGCTTGATCTTTTCCCTCCCGGCTCAATCGCTGTGGTAGGCGCTGCTTGTCGCTTACCGGGAGCAAACACACTGGAAGAACTCTGGGAGCTCATTTCTCGAGGAGAATCCCGGCTTGAAAGCCTACGCGAGGATCGAGTAAAGCTAAAGGAATCTTTTCGAGCATCACAAGATAAAGATTGGACCACAGGGCGAATGTGGTTTGGCAATTTTGTGGATGGAATTGATAAGTTTGATCACAGCTCCTTTGGTATAAGTCCGAAAGAGGCAGCATACATGGATCCTCAGCAGCGTCTTCTCTTAAGCTGTGCCTATGAAGCAATGGATGCCAGTGGGTATCTACATAACCATCGACGAGAAAATGGCGACCCAATCGGGTGTTTCATCGGTGCGAGTTATACCGAGTATTGCGAGAATGTCACCGCATATGCTCCCTCAGCATTCGCCGCCACCGGAACCATTCGTGCCTTTCTTTCCGGCAAGATTAGTTATCATTTTGGCTGGACTGGGCCTTCCGAGGTTATCGACACCGCATGCTCAGCCTCATTAGTGGCTGTTCATCATGCCTGCCGAGCTATTCAGGCTGGTGACTGCCCAATGGCCCTTGCTGGCGGGGTTAACATCATCACCGGCATTCAAAACTACATTGATCTAGGGAGAGCCGGGTTTCTCAGCAAATCCGGTCAATGCAAGCCTTTCGATGAGTCTGCAGATGGCTATTGTCGGGCAGACGGTGTAGGGCTTGTTGTTCTGAAACCGCTCAGCCAGGCCGTTGCTGACAGGAATCATATCCTTGGCGTTATCCCTGCTTCGGCTACGAACCAAGGCGGCCTATCTCATGGAATTACAGTACCGCATGGCGATGCTCAGAAAGCACTTTATCGTCAGATGGTCAAAGCTGCGGGTATCGAACCCGAGCAAATTACGTATGTAGAGTCTCATGGTACTGGGACTCAAGTGGGGGACCCTATCGAAGTTGCCAGCATTCGCGAAGTATTTGGTGGACCATCTCGGCGATCTCCTGTGCACATTGGATCTCTCAAAGCCAATGTCGGTCATAGTGAAACTGCTGCTGGAGTTGCCAGTCTTCTCAAGGTTCTCGCCATGTTTGCTCATCGAGGCATTCCCCCACAGGCCGGGTTCAAAACACTGAATCCGAAAATCCCCGCTCTTGAGCCTGACAACCTAGGGATTGCAACTAGGCTGATACCATGGGAAGCAAAAACGCGTATTGCTTGTGTAAACAGCTATGGTGCTTCCGGAAGTAATGCTGCTCTCATCTGCTCAGAATGGAGTGCGGGGAgcgagaagccaaagactACTTTATCGTCCTACCCGGTCTTCCTGAGTGCGAATACGCAAGAAAGCTTGAGAGCTTACGCCAGTCGATTGGCTTCATACATTCAAGACTCTGAACAAGGATTGAACATTGGCAGCGTCGCATTCACTCTTAGCGAGCGCCGAAAACATCATCGAATTCGGTGGTCTACCACGGCGCACAGTCTATCCGATCTAACACATCAATTGAAGTCAGATCTTGTAAATAGCGTTGAAATAcccaaaacaagaaaaccaGTTGTTTTGGCTTTCTCGGGCCAGTCAAAGACGAAAATTGGCCTTGATCCAAGTCTATGCGACATGTATCCAAAGTTCCGAGCTCATTTGGAGAGCTGCAATAGCATCCTGCGAAACTTGGGCTACTCAGATATCATGTCTTCCCTCTGCCAGTCTGAGGCCGTCACAGACGTGGTTGCGCTTCATGCAGGCACATTTGCTGTTCAATATGCTTGTGCAAGATGCTGGCTAGACGGCGGATTACAGGTAGACGCAGTAATTGGCCACAGTCTCGGCGAACTCACGGCGTTGGCTGTATCCGGCATTCTCTCTTTGGAAGATGCTTTGTGTTTGGTTGCAAAACGAGCATCTTTAATCAAGGAGAAGTGGGGCGCTGACACAGGAGCAATGCTGGCTATCTATGCCGATTTAGAGACTGTACAGCGCATTATAGCAGACTCAGAGACGGAGTTTGTAGACGACGGAGTCGAAATCGCATGTTATAATAGCCCTACCGCTCATATTGTTGCTGGAAAGAAATCGTCTATCGCTAGGGTTGAGAGAATAATTCACAACAGCCCCGAGTTCAACGGCATCCGGTATCAGGGTCTTGATGTCAGCCATGGCTTTCACTCCAGGTTAACTGAGCCTCTGCTCCCAGATTTAGCCGAATTTGCAAACACATTAACATTTAACAAGCCTCGCATTCCTTTGGAGACTTCCACAAAGATACCAGTTAATGGCTTAACGCCTGGTTACATCGCTGAACACTCAAGACATGGCGTCTATTTTAGTCACGCCGTTCAACGACTAGAGAGTCGACTTGGGCCTTGCGTTTGGTTGGAGGCGGGATGGCATACACCGGTCATCTCCATGACGAAGAAGGCACTTCAAAAGACTGAAATGCACAGCTTCCATTCGCTGAGTGGCTCGTCCTCTGCAGTCATCAACATGGCAGCTAGCCTTTGGAAACAAGGCGTTTCTGTGACTTGGTGGGGATTCTTCTCTCCCGAAGAATCGAAACTCCGCCATGTGTGGCTTCCACCATGCACATTCGATGATTCTCGCCATTGGTTGGATCATGTAGATCGCGCAATCGAAATGCAGCAATCTCAGGCTCTAACTCAATCAACAAGCGGAGGAGCTACTCCCCAATCTACCCAACTGGTGAGCTTTATCGGTGGGATCGGCAGAGATGACGAATTTCGGCTACACACTCAGACTGAAAAGTACAAAACCATGGTCACAGGTCATGCTCTTCGCCAAAGACCCCTGTGCCCCGCATCAATGTACATGGAATCCGCTGTAATGTGCGCTCAAGAGAGAGGGGCTGATTTTGAAGGACAGACGTTCCACTTCCGTAAGATTGGCTTTCACAGCGGTTTAGGCTGTGATGACCGTCGAGAAGTGAATGTCGTCTTGGGAGAGGACACAGGCGCCGATTCATGGCGATTTTCAGTCAATAGCACTGATAAAGAAGACCCAAGGCCTCTGCAAACAAAACACGCAGATGGACAATTTGAGGTATCAGTAAAGGCGCCAGATTACCGGATTTATGAGGCATTGATACTGGAACGCATGGAAACCTTGCTCAAGGATCGCAACGCAGAGCATCTGATGAAAAGAACTGCGTATGCCCTATTCTCAAGAGTAATTGAGTATTCCGATCTCTTAAAGGGCATTTCGTCCATCACCCTGGCTCCCGGCCAAGCTGTAGCCGAAATCGAGGTCCCAGCAGAGACATTCGACAGTCGTGAGAGTACCGTTGATCGATTTATGGATGCCATATCGCTGGATACGTTTATTCAGGTCCTCGGCTTACTCATCAACACTAGCGGGAAGAATGCTGGTGACGAAGTCTTTGTTGCAACCAGTATAGCTAACATGACGATTCTGCCATGTGATTTTAAGAGCCATCGAAGGTGGGCTGTGTATGCCATGTTTAGTATGGATGGAGATAAGAGAGCAGTTGGAGacgtttttgtcttttctggAGACAGAAGGTTAGTCGTTTTTGGGTCACAAATATCCTTCACAAAAGTACAATCCAGTGTACTTGAAGGACTTCTCGATGGCACCAATCCGCGAATGAACATGGCCAAGGCCCGCAACCCTGAGACTAGAATTGAACAGACTAGAGCTTCGGTCATTGCGAAAGAAGAACCTGGCACAACGCAAACACTCGACCAGCGCACAATGATTGGTAATTCTTCAAAGAAGTCACAGGAAACTCACCACAAGTTTGACGACATCAAGGTTCTGATCGCCAGCTACGTTGGAATATCGGCCTACGATATTCACGAAGATGAAAGCTTCAGCAGTTTGGGCTTAGACTCACTGTCTGCTGTCGAGCTTGTAGACGAGTTGCGGGTCAAGTTTGGCATTGATATTTCTGCGAGCGATATCTTGACAGCTCAAGTGGCTGAGCTTCAAAATTACTTTCTATCCAATGGGGGAGAATCGAGCGCGACAACGAATTCACACAGCACTATGGCGGGTGAGCTACCGAAATCTACAAATGGAGACAAGCTGTTAACAAATGGCCTCACTATTGAACATGAGGATAGGCATGAAAGTGTCAATGGATTTGCCAGCGGAGATACCAATGGCAACGCTACCGAGTATACAAATTACCATCTagccaaaacaccaaagcCTCGACAACATATCAGGCACCGGATTGAAACAGTGACTTATAAAGAGGTGGATGGCATCGAAATTGCAGCAGACATCTTCATACCGCTGGAGCCACCCTCAGAGATCATGCCTATAG CACTAATGATTCATGGCGGCGGCCATCTGACACTCTCAAGAAAGGCTGTAAGGCCCTCACAAACATCGTATCTGCTTTCACATGGAATTCTGCCAATTAGTCTAGACTATCGACTATGTCCCCAGGTAAATATCATCGACGGGTCCATGACAGATGTTCGAGATGCCTATATATGGGCGAGAAAAGATCTTCCCTTGCTTATGCAGGCAAGGAGTATTAAAGTTGATGCTTCAAAGATTGTGGTTGTTGGTTGGTCTACTGGCGGGCATTTGGCAATGACTACTGCCTGGACAACACTAGCAGCTGGATTGCCACCTCCATTAGGAATCCTCGCATTCTACTGTCCAACACATTATGACCCTTCAG ATGACTCACTGAGAATGGGCAAGGAGTATCAGCATCGTACCATGTCTATGAGCGAGATACAAAACTCGCTAGGAGCTCA